TTGGAGATCGCGGACCGCTGTCCGGTGCACCGCTCGCTGGAGTCGGAGATCGACGTGCACACGCTGCTGGAGGAGGATGAGACCCCCACCAGCACCACCACCCCTCTCCCTCCGGGAGAGGGACGGGGTGAGGGTATCGCGTCACCGTTCTGAAAACCCGGGTTAGACTGAGCTCCCATGCCGGCACCAACGCCTCCCCCCTGTTTCGTGTGGCTCGACCTGGAGATGACCGGGCTGGACCCGGACGAGTCCGCCATCATCGAGATTGGCGTCATCATCACGGGCCCGGACCTGGTGCCGAAGGCGGAGCTGGAGCGGGTCATCTGGCAGCCGGAGGAGGTGCTGGCGCGGATGGAGCCGGTGGTGAAGGACATGCACACGCGCAACGGGCTGCTGAAGCGGGTGCGCGAGTCGCCGACGTCGCTGCGGATGGCGGAGCGGGACGTGACGGCGCTGGTGGCGCAGCACTGCGGGCTGGGGGAGGGGGTGCTGTGTGGCAACTCCATCCACACGGACCGGCGCTTCCTGGTGAAGTACATGCCGATGCTGGACCGGTACCTGCACTACCGGCAGGTGGACGTGACGAGCATCAAGGTGCTGGGCAACGCGTGGTTCCCGGACATGGTGCCGCTGAAGAAGACGTCGTCGGGGCACACGGCGCTGGCGGACCTGCGCGCGAGCATCGCGGAGCTGACGCACTACCGCACGCACCTGTTCCGCGCGGCGACGGGGAGTCAGGGAGGCACCTGAGCCTCAGTGCCCCCGGTTCAGCTCCGCGGACACGGTCTCCAGCAGGTCATCCAGCTCGAAGGGCTTGGCCAGGAAGCGGCTGCCCTGCAGCTCCGACTTGGACACGCGCCCGGCGCTCATCACCACCACGGGAATCCCCCGCAGGTTGGGATCCTCCTTGAGCCGGCGCAGCATCTCCTGGCCGTCCATCACCGGCATCATCAGGTCCAACAGGATGAGGTCCGGCCGGGACTCGTGCACGTGCTTGAGTCCCTCGGCCCCGTTGGCGGCGGTGGCCACCTCGTACCCCTCCACGGACAGGATGTCCGTGAGGGCCTCCAGGATGGCCACCTCGTCGTCCACGATGAGGAGCTTGCTCATGCACGGCTCCGCTTGCGGACGGGCGTGCGCCGGTCCAGCTTCTTG
This is a stretch of genomic DNA from Archangium violaceum. It encodes these proteins:
- the orn gene encoding oligoribonuclease, coding for MPAPTPPPCFVWLDLEMTGLDPDESAIIEIGVIITGPDLVPKAELERVIWQPEEVLARMEPVVKDMHTRNGLLKRVRESPTSLRMAERDVTALVAQHCGLGEGVLCGNSIHTDRRFLVKYMPMLDRYLHYRQVDVTSIKVLGNAWFPDMVPLKKTSSGHTALADLRASIAELTHYRTHLFRAATGSQGGT
- a CDS encoding response regulator — translated: MSKLLIVDDEVAILEALTDILSVEGYEVATAANGAEGLKHVHESRPDLILLDLMMPVMDGQEMLRRLKEDPNLRGIPVVVMSAGRVSKSELQGSRFLAKPFELDDLLETVSAELNRGH